The Candidatus Dadabacteria bacterium sequence ATCGGCCAGCATAAAAAAGAGTGCAAAAAACGCGGTAATAATAACAACCACTAAGGTTGATTTAACCGTATCTTTACGCTCGGGCCAGGTTATTCTTTTCAGTTCTGTAGCAACACCGCTGAGATACCTGGTCGTATCAACTTTGATCCTGTCAAATTTTTCCATGACTTGGTTTTTCTGCAGGGCAGGAGGGTCTCGAACCCC is a genomic window containing:
- the secE gene encoding preprotein translocase subunit SecE codes for the protein MEKFDRIKVDTTRYLSGVATELKRITWPERKDTVKSTLVVVIITAFFALFFMLADYVFSFLFGLILS